DNA from Synechococcus sp. CBW1108:
GCCAGGGGGGTGGCATCGGCACCCGGGGGCCGGGGGAAACCCAGCTGGAGAAGGACCGCCGTGCCATTGCCCGCCGCCTTGAGCGGCTCCAGCGGGAGGTGAGCCACCTGGGTGAACACCGGGCCCGCTTGCGCCGCAGCCGCCAGGGCATGCGGCGGCTGGCCCTAGTGGGCTACACCAATGCTGGCAAGAGCTCCCTGCTCAATGCCCTAACCCGAGCCAGTGGACGCGAGCCGGTGCTGGCTGAAAACAAGTTATTCGCCACCCTGGACCCCACCACCAGGCGGCTTGAGTTGCCGGAACCCCTGCTGCTCACCGACACGGTGGGCTTCATCCGGGCCCTGCCCCCACCCCTGCTGGAGGCGTTCCGCTCCACTTTGGAGGAAACCCTGGAGGCTGATGGCCTGATGGTTGTGGTCGACCTCTCTGATCCAGCCTGGCCGGAGCAGTGGCACATGGTGAACACCATCCTCGACTCCCTTGGCGCCACGGCCCCGCGGCGCCTGATCGCCAATCAGATCGACCGCTGCCCGGCCGCCGAAATCGAGCGGGCCCGTGACCTGGAAAGCTCGGCCCTGTTCGTTTCTGCAACGGCCTCGCTGGGTCTTCAACGTCTCAAGCAGGAACTGCGCAGCTGGCCGGCCCAGGGGTGTGAGACCTGAACCACCGCATCCGAGCACTGGCTTGTGGCACGATCTTCAATTGGATTCCATCTCCCCTGCAGCCATGACCCTCCAACTCGGCGATACCGTTCCCGACTTCACCCAAGACTCCCAACTGGGTCCGATCAACCTCTACGACTTCGCCGGTGACAGCTGGGTGGTGCTGTTCTCCCACCCCGCCGACTACACCCCGGTGTGCACCACCGAGCTGGGTGAGGTGTCCCGGCTGCGCCCCGAATGGGACAAGCGCAATGTCAAAACCATCGCCCTGAGCGTGGATTCGGCCGAGAGCCACAACGGCTGGATCTGCGACATCAACGAGACCCAGAACACCAGCGTCGACTACCCGATCCTGGCTGATGCCGACAAAAAGGTGGCCGATCTCTACGGGATGATCCACCCCAATTCCCTCAACAACCTGACGGTGCGCTCGGTGTTCATCATCGATCCCAACAAGAAGCTGCGCCTGCAGATCACCTATCCCGCCAGCACCGGCCGGAATTTCCACGAAATCCTGCGGGTGATCGACTCCCTCCAGCTCACCGACCACCACTCTGTGGCCACCCCGGTGAACTGGACCGACGGCGAGGACTGCGTGGTGGTGCCCTCGATCTCCACCGAAGACGCCCGGGCCAAGTTCCCCAAGGGCGTCACCGAGATCAAGCCCTACCTGCGCATGACCCCCCAGCCCAACAAGTGAGCCGCCTCTGATGCGGGTGCTGGGGTTGATGAGTGGCACCAGCGCCGATGGCGTGGATGGGGTGCTGGCCAGCTTTGCCGGCCCGCCCCGGCGGCCGCGCTGGAGAATTGAGGCCCACCACTTCAGCCCCTACCCCACCGACCTGCAACGGCGGCTGATCGCCCTGGGGCAGGGCCAGCCCCTTAGCTCAGCGGAGCTGGTGGAGCTGGCCGAAGCGGTCACAGAAGAACAGGCCCGGGCAGCCCGGGCCTGTGATCCCGGCGGCAGGGCCAGCCTGGTTGGCTGCCATGGCCAGACCATCTGGCATCGCCCGCCCCAGCAGGGCAGGCGAGGGGCCAGCTGGCAACTGCTGCAGGGCCCGCTGCTGGCCGAGCTGCTCGGCAGGCCGGTGGTGTTTGATTTTCGCAGCGCCGACCTGGCCTTAGGCGGCCAGGGCGCCCCCCTGGTGCCGCCCGCAGACCAGGCCCTGCTGGGCCGCTGCGGCGGCTGGCGGGCAGTGCTGAATCTTGGCGGCATCTCCAATCTCACCTTGATCCCCCCCGCCACGGGACCCGAGCGCCACCAGAGCGTGCGGGGCTGGGACTGTGGCCCCGCCAACACCCTGCTGGATCTGGCCACCCGTCACTTCAGCGGTGGCCAGCTGGCCTACGACGCCGATGGGGCCTGGGCCCGGCAGGGACGGAGCGATGAAACCCTGATCCAGCTCTGGCTTCGGGAGCCCTACTTCCAGGCCCAGCCACCGAAATCCACCGGCCGAGAACTCTTTGGCCAGGACGACCTGGAGCGGCGACTGGCCCAACTCGAAGACAGGCCGCCAGCGGATGCCCTGGCCACCCTGACCGGTTTCAGTGCGGCGGTAGTGGGCCAGGAGCTGGGCCACGGCCCCCAGCCGATTGAGATGCTCGTGGCCGGAGGAGGATGCCGTAACGGGCTGCTGATGGGCCAATTGGTCGAGCGCTGCCGCGGCCTGATCGTGCGGCCGCTGGCGGAGCTGGGCATTGCAGAGGCCGAGCGCGAAGCCCTTGTCTTTGCAATGCTCGCCTGGTGGCATGTGCGCGGCCATCGCGGCAACGCGCCTTCTGTAACCGGTGCCCGCAAAGCCGCCGTGCTGGGCCTGTGCGCCAGACCCCAGGCCTCAGCCTGGCCGATGTAGGCGCAGCCGGCGGGGGGCGCCGCGCAGGCGCTGGGGCTTCTGGCGCTGGCGCTCCTCCAGATCCTTTCGAAATAGGTCCGCCTCCAGAGCAGCCTGGCTGCTGCCGGGGGTGCGGGGCCGGGCCCGCTCCAGACGCTCAACGCCCTGCTGGATCAGCACCTTCGCCATATTGCTGACCGTGCGCGATTCGGCATCGGCCAGATCGGCAAGGCGCTGACAGAGCTCTTCCGGCAGCACCACCTGGATGCGGGGCGACTTGGCCCTACCGCTGGAGGAGGTTTGGCGCGTAGCCACTGAAGGAGCTGGAGCAACGATGGGCAAAAAACAGGCTCGGGGCAGAGCCTGCAGGATCTCCCCGGGTATGACAAAGCATACAGAGCTGCTAAGGGATACTATCCATGACTATGCTGAAGGCATCGATTCCATCTCCAGCCCCCCCCCCCCCCGCAGGTGCGCCCCGTGCCCCAATCCCCAACAGCCAGCACCAAACCAAGCCGAAGCCGCAAACGTCTCACTGCCGAGCCCAGCGATGTGCTCGTTTCAGCAGTGATCAGCACCTACCTGCTGACCCACCTCCACCACGTGCTCCAACGGGCTGAATACGGGGCCCAGCAGGAAGGGCGCGATGCCCTGGCGGCCAACTACGCCGAGCTGCGAAAAGTGCTCTGCCTTGATGCCCGCACCATGGAAGACGCCTCGGCCTGCGGCACCCCGGAGAGCGACGAGGCCCGTCAGGCAGCGTGAACCTGAAGCTTCACTGCGTTTAGGCTTGGTTCATCCAAGCTGTATGCAATGGCCGCTCTGCAATGAAAGAAAGCAACACTGCAACTGACCAAGCAAGTGACCAAGCAAGTGACACAGCGAATATCGATGCAAGCAACGCAGAGGAGCTCTACGCCCGGATCAGTTCGGATCAAGCCCTGACCCAGTCACTGTTCAGGCAGGCGCTCCAGGATCCCACCGGCTCCCTTGAGCGAATCGTGGAGCTGGGCCAGGCTTTCGACCTGCCGGTGACGGTCCAGGAGGTGCGCAGTTACATCGCGACCCTGGACGACATTGACAGCAAGCAGTGGCTGGTGAAGGCCCGCGGCGGGCTGTGAGCTGCGAATTTTTTCCGGGCTGCGGCCCCGCTCGCCTCCCGCCCAGCTGAAGAACAGCCAATAGCTCACCAGCGCCAGCCCAGCTGCAACCACCAGGGCCGTCACCTGCTCAAGGCGCTTGATCATGGCCGGCGCAAGGTGATGGGCAGATGAGTCTGCACCAGGCCCGAATCGGCACCTCCACCCCAACCCCCCATCCCGTGCTCCGCCTCGAACGAATCGGCAAGATCTACCCCACCGGCGAGGTCCTGCGCGATGTCACCTGGGAAGTGAAGGTTGGCGACCGAATCGGCCTGGTGGGCGTCAACGGAGCCGGCAAATCCACCCAGATGAAGATCATCGCCGGGCTCGAGGAGGCCAGCAGCGGCCTGGTGGTGAAGCAGGGGGAGCCCCGCATCGCCTATCTGCAGCAGGAATTTGACGTTGACCCCCAGCGCAGCGTGCGGGAAGAGCTCTTCCAGGCATTCGGCGAAGCCGCTGAGGTGCTGCTCCGCAAGCACCAGGTGGAGCAGGCCATGGCCAGCGAGCAGGCCGCAACCGATCCAGATCACCTCGATGGGCTGATCCACGAGCTTGGTCGGCTGCACAGCCGTTTCGAAGCCCTGCATGGCTACGAGCTCGATGCCCGGATCGACAAGCTGCTCCCCACGATCGGCTTCACCCCGGAGGGGGCCGAGCAACTGGTGGGGGATTTTTCCGGCGGCTGGCAGATGCGCATTGCCCTGGGCAAGATCCTTCTGCAGGAGCCCGATCTGCTGCTGCTCGACGAGCCAACCAACCACCTCGACATGGAGACAATCCAGTGGCTCGAGGGCTATCTGGTGGAGCAGACGGCAGCCCTGGTTGTGATCAGCCATGACCGCACCTTCCTGGATCGGGTGTGCAACCAGATCGTTGAAACCGAAAGGGGGGTGTCGCGCACCTATCTGGCCAACTACAGCCAGCATCTCGAACAAAAGGCGCTCGAGCGCGAAGCCAGCCAAGCAGCCTTCGAGCGGCAACAGAAGGAGTTGGGCGCCCAACAGGCCTATATCGACAGGTTCCGAGCCAGCGCCACCCGCTCTACCCAGGCCAAGAGCCGCGAGAAACTGCTCGACAAGGTTGAGCGGGTGCAGGCCCCGATCGAAAGTGTCAGTGGTCCGCGCTTCCGCTTCCCCCCAGCCCCCCGCTCAGGGCGCCTGGTGGCAGAGATCCGCGACCTCAGCCACAGCTACGGCGACCAGATCCTCTTTCTCGACGCCAACCTGGAGATCGAGCGGGGCGATCGCATCGCCTTCGTGGGCCCCAACGGGGCAGGGAAGTCGACCCTGCTGCGCCTGATCATGGGCAGTGAACGCCCCGAGGGAGGCCTGGCCCAGCTCGGTGAGCACAACATCCTGGCCGGATACTTCGAGCAAAATCAGGCAGAGGCCCTGGAGCTCTCCAAGACGGTCATCAATACGATTTTCGAGGTTGTGCCCGATTGGACCCAAACCCAGGTGCGCTCGCTGCTGGGCAGCTTCTGCTTCAGCAACGAGAGCGTGTTCAAGGAAGCCGGCCAGCTCTCGGGTGGCGAAAAGGCGCGGCTGGCCCTGGCCCTGATGCTGCTCACTCCCTGCAACCTGCTGGTGCTCGATGAGCCCACCAACCACCTCGACATCCCAGCCAAGCAAATGCTGGAAGACGCCCTGATCGAATACGAGGGTGCTGCCCTGCTGGTCAGCCACGACCGCTATTTCATCTCACGGGTGGCCAACCGGATCGTGGAGATTCGCGATGGCCAGCTGGTGCTCTACCGGGGCGACTACGCCTACTACCTCAGCAGGAAAAACGAGGAGGCCGAGCTGGCCCGCCAGGCCGCCGAGACCAAGCGCAAGGCGGCCAAACGGACCTCTCGCAAACCCCAGGGGAAAGCAGGCTGAGCCATAGCACCCCAAGGGGAAGACATACAACTTCACCGTTGCCTAGGCAGGAAGACTCATTTCCCTGGTGCCCCTGGTTTGGTGTGCATAGGCTGACAGGACATTGCCACTGCAGGAGATCATGGAACTCAACCACATGGGCGCTGGCCAGTTCGGCTCCGCCAATACGGGATTCAATTCGGGATTTAACTCCGGGCTCAACTCCGGCTTCGGCGCGGGCCTCCATGACTTTCACGCTGAGCCGGACCAAGCCATCGATTCGATGGACGTTTACTTCGAGTGCATCACAAGCTGCTCCCTAGATGACGGCGCCTGCGTGACCCGCTGCGTCGAACTTCTGCGCGAGGCCGCCTGAGCCCCTAAGGGATCCAGGGGCAGGCTTCATAACAGCGATTGCGCACAGAGCCCATTGCCCTGTCGCAATCGCTACGACCGCAACTGAAACACTTTGTAGCCTTGGCAAGTCCAACAGCTATTCGCGGTGCGTGCCATGTCTGAACCCCTCGCCCTCAGCCTCGGTCAGCAATTTGAGCTGGAGCGCATGAGCCGGGCCATCGAGGCCACCGCTGATCTGCAAACCCTCCAGGGGATTGCAAAGCAACTCCTGCAGGCCTGGCAAAGCCAGAAAGCTGCCACCCAATGGGTGATGCGCCAACAACTCGGCACACCAGCCCAGATCGCTCCCGGCTTGGCCCAGCACTTGGCCCATGAGGCTTGAGTAAGCAGGCCTGAATCAGGAGGCCCGTATCAGGAGGATCCACCCAATTGGGCTGGTACCACCGTTATTTCAAACTGCCGGCCAGCCCTACTGACGCTGAGGGTCAAGCTGCCCCCAACGCCAGCCTTCTCGACAGCGGCCACCAACTCAATCGGGCTGGCAGTGGCCTTGCCAGCTGCCGCCAGGATCACATCTCCCTGTTGCAAACCAGCCCGGAAGGCCGGGCTGCCGGCCTGGACCGACATCACCCGCACCCCCTGGCTCAGGCCGGTGCCATCGCCAGGCTTGACAGCCTCAAGGCCGATCCCAATCACCGGGTGGGCAACCCGGCCGGTGGCAATCAGCTGGCGGGCAATTTCGCGGGCCCGATTAATCGGAATGGCAAAGCCCAGCCCAGCGCCAGGGCCGGTGCGCACCAGGGTGTTGATGCCGATCACCTCCCCCTCCGCATTGAGTAAGGGCCCCCCGGAGTTACCCGGATTGATGGCCGCATCGGTCTGAATCAGATCGAGCCGTTTGTCGGTAATGCCGAGCTTGCTGGCATTGCGGTTGAGGTTGCTGATGATGCCCATCGTCACCGTGTTATCGAGTCCGTAGGGATTGCCCACTGCTATCGCCCACTCGCCAACCTGCAGCCCGTCGGAATTGCCCAGGGGCGCGACGGGCCAGGGCCCTGAGCCGGCCAACTTAACCACCGCCAGGTCGGTGAGGCGATCCAACCCCACCACCGAGCCCTCCACCCGACGGCCGTCCTGCAGGCCCACGGTCACCCGGCTGCTCTTCTCCACCACGTGGGCATTGGTGAGGATCAGGCCATCAACCTGAAAAATAAAGCCGCTGCCCTGGCCCCTTTCGGTGCGCTGGGAAGGCTGCTGCTGCTGGGGCATGCCGAAGAACTGGCGGAACAGGGGATCATTCAGTAACCCCCGCGGTAACCCGCCCATGCCGCCCCCGGGCACCAGCACGGTGCGCTCGGTGTCAATTGTGACCACCGCAGGCCCCGCCCGGCGCACCGCTGCCGCCACAAACGACTGGCGGGCCAGGTCCGCTGAAGCTGCCCCCTGGGCCCGGGCAGCCACCCATCCCCAGGGCGACACCGCTGCGGAAATTACCAGGCCCACCGCCAACACTTCGGAGGGGAGCCCGGGCCAAGTGCGCAATCCAGCCGCCATCACTATCGCCACCAATCTCTCAGAACCGTAGGCAGGCAAGCGGCCACGCCTACAGCGCCCCAACCCTTAAGTTAGGTGAAGAATTCCTTCAAGGCATGGACACCAGCCGGCTTCTGCTTGCCTTCCTTGCATTCGGTGCGGCATGTACAACCCTTTGGGCTTGGATGCTTGCCAACTCCGGTAACCCCGCCCCCGTTGGAGGGCCCATCTCACGCCAATCCAGGCAATGATGGATTCAAGGCCCCTTTTGCCCTGATCTTCGGCCTGCCCCCCGGCCATGAATGCCCTGGTCTCCCAGCTCCTCCCCCTCATCTATTTGGCCTGCTTGGTGGCCCTGCTGTGGCAGGCCTTCAAAGTGATGGGGCAAGGTTTCCGGGCAATCCCCAGACCGGGCGATCCTGATGCGGCCGGCACCCTCCCCAACCCGTCTGCAGCCGAGTCCCCTACCGATCGCACCGGACGCTTGACCATCCATCCCGAGCTCCTCGATGCCGATGGCCAGCTAACCGACGAAGACCTGCTCACCGTGCGCTTCAGCGGTGACAACGAGCAGCCCGCTTACCCGGGTGACCCCAACTGAATAGGCTCACCGTTGAGCAAGCGCTTTTCAGCGGAGACAGAAGGTGGATCAACGGACCAAAATCGTGGCAGCTGTGCTGGCGAACCTGAAGTTACCGCCGCGGTTCCGCCTCAAGCTGATCAAGGAGGATCCGATCCGGCTGGAGCTGAGCATTACCCCCGCCTACGGCAAGGATCCGATCCTGGTGGGCTTGGTGGAATCCCAAGACCTGGTGGCCCGCCGCGACCGCGAAGGCCGCATCCCCCGTGACCTGCAGGGGACGTGGGACTGGACCGTGCGCCACGGCAAGGTCAGCACCGGCGGCTGGAACCCCTATCTCAAGGAGGCCCTGCAGACCATGTTTGAAACGGGTCTACCCGCCATCGTCTACGAGGAGCTCACCGGCGAGGCCTACCACCCTGTCGATGGCGTCCGTCACGTGCGCTGATCCCAACCACGACACCCACTCCCCTGCCGATTGACGGGCTCCTAGGGCCGCTGCTCGAGGCCTGTAAACCCGAGGCCACGGTGCTGCTGCAGGCCCCACCGGGGGCGGGCAAAACAACCCGAGTACCCCTTGCCCTGCTGGAGCCCCCAGCCGGCAGCGTCTGCCACAGCCCCATCGGCAGGATCTGGATGCTGGAGCCCCGCCGGCTGGCGGCCAAAGCTGCAGCCCAACGGCTGGCCGCCGAGCTCGGCGAATCGGTGGGCGAGCGGGTTGGTTACAGCGTTCGGCTGGAGTCATGCACCTCGGCTGCAACCCGGCTGGAGGTGCTCACCGACGGGCTGTTCCTCAGGCGCCTCCAGGCGGATCCCGGCCTCGCTGGGGTGGACTGCCTGATCTTCGATGAATTCCATGAGCGGGGGGCCGACACCGACCTGGCCCTGGCCCTGGTGCGCCAGGCCCGCGAACTGCTCAGGCCTGATCTGAGGCTGGTGGTGATGTCGGCCACCCTCAACCTGGCCCCCCTGGCCCAGCAACTCCCTGGGGCCGCCGTGCTCAGCAGCGAGGGCCGCTGCCACCCGGTGACGATCAGCCACCAAACGCCCAGGGCCGATGAGCGGCTGGAGCAGCAGGTGGTGCGCGCCCTGGAGCAGCACTGGCTCGAGCAGCGGGGCCAGGGCGAAACCGTGCTGGTGTTCCTGCCGGGCCTGCGGGAGATCCAGGCCTGCAGCCGGGCCATTGCTGCCACCAGCTGGGGGCAGGCGATCGACTGCGTGCCCCTGCACGGCAACCTGCCCCTGGCGGCCCAGGGCTGCGCCATCGGCCCGGCCCAGCAAGCCGCCGGCAAGGTGGTTCTGGCCACCTCCATCGCCGAGAGCTCCCTCACCCTGGCCGGAGTCACCCTGGTGCTCGACAGCGGCCTCAGCCGTCGCAACCGCTTCAACCCCGGCAGCGGCATGGACGGCCTGGTGACCGTGCCGGCCAGCCTGGCCAGCGCCGAGCAGCGGGCGGGGCGGGCGGGACGGCTGGGGCCGGGCCGTTGCCTGCGGCTGTGGTCACCGGCCGAACAGCGGCGGCGGCCGGCCTTCGACCCGCCGGAACTGATGGAGCTCGATCCCATGCCCCTGGCCCTGCAGCTGGCCCGCTGGGGCGACCCCCTGGGCACCAGCCTGGCCTGGCTGGATCCGCCCCCAGCGCAGCCCCTGCAGGAAGCCCGCCAGCAACTCAGCCAGCTCGGCGCCATCGATGGGCAAGGCCGCCTGAGCGACCACGGCCAGAGGCTGGCCCAGCTAGGGCTGCATCCGCGCCTGGCCCAGTTATTGCTGCTCGGTGAACAACGCGGCCAGCTCGAACTGGCCTGCGCCCTGGCGGTGCTGCTCAGCGAGCGGGATCCCCTGCCGCGCCAGGAGGCGGGCTGCGACCTAGTGCGCCGCCTTGACTGGCTGGCGGCGGACAGCCCGGCCGATGGCCGCCGGCGGCAGCTGCGGCAGATTCAGGCCCAGCTGCGGCGCCAGGTGCGCCAGCTCGCACCCCATCCCCCCCACGCAGCGGCCGCAGAGCCAGGGCGGCTTGGCAGCATCGCCGACTCAGCTGCCCTACTGGTGGCCGCCGCCTACCCCGAGCGGCTGGCCCTGGCCAGACCCGGCAGGCCTGGTCGGTTTCTGTTGAGCGGCGGACGCGGTGCCGTTCTCCATCCCGGCGACCCCCTGGTGGCCAGCCCCGCCCTGGCCATTGCCCAGCTAGACGGCCAGGGTCAGGAAGCCCGGATTCAGCTGGC
Protein-coding regions in this window:
- a CDS encoding peroxiredoxin, with the protein product MTLQLGDTVPDFTQDSQLGPINLYDFAGDSWVVLFSHPADYTPVCTTELGEVSRLRPEWDKRNVKTIALSVDSAESHNGWICDINETQNTSVDYPILADADKKVADLYGMIHPNSLNNLTVRSVFIIDPNKKLRLQITYPASTGRNFHEILRVIDSLQLTDHHSVATPVNWTDGEDCVVVPSISTEDARAKFPKGVTEIKPYLRMTPQPNK
- a CDS encoding anhydro-N-acetylmuramic acid kinase; amino-acid sequence: MRVLGLMSGTSADGVDGVLASFAGPPRRPRWRIEAHHFSPYPTDLQRRLIALGQGQPLSSAELVELAEAVTEEQARAARACDPGGRASLVGCHGQTIWHRPPQQGRRGASWQLLQGPLLAELLGRPVVFDFRSADLALGGQGAPLVPPADQALLGRCGGWRAVLNLGGISNLTLIPPATGPERHQSVRGWDCGPANTLLDLATRHFSGGQLAYDADGAWARQGRSDETLIQLWLREPYFQAQPPKSTGRELFGQDDLERRLAQLEDRPPADALATLTGFSAAVVGQELGHGPQPIEMLVAGGGCRNGLLMGQLVERCRGLIVRPLAELGIAEAEREALVFAMLAWWHVRGHRGNAPSVTGARKAAVLGLCARPQASAWPM
- a CDS encoding ABC-F family ATP-binding cassette domain-containing protein; the encoded protein is MSLHQARIGTSTPTPHPVLRLERIGKIYPTGEVLRDVTWEVKVGDRIGLVGVNGAGKSTQMKIIAGLEEASSGLVVKQGEPRIAYLQQEFDVDPQRSVREELFQAFGEAAEVLLRKHQVEQAMASEQAATDPDHLDGLIHELGRLHSRFEALHGYELDARIDKLLPTIGFTPEGAEQLVGDFSGGWQMRIALGKILLQEPDLLLLDEPTNHLDMETIQWLEGYLVEQTAALVVISHDRTFLDRVCNQIVETERGVSRTYLANYSQHLEQKALEREASQAAFERQQKELGAQQAYIDRFRASATRSTQAKSREKLLDKVERVQAPIESVSGPRFRFPPAPRSGRLVAEIRDLSHSYGDQILFLDANLEIERGDRIAFVGPNGAGKSTLLRLIMGSERPEGGLAQLGEHNILAGYFEQNQAEALELSKTVINTIFEVVPDWTQTQVRSLLGSFCFSNESVFKEAGQLSGGEKARLALALMLLTPCNLLVLDEPTNHLDIPAKQMLEDALIEYEGAALLVSHDRYFISRVANRIVEIRDGQLVLYRGDYAYYLSRKNEEAELARQAAETKRKAAKRTSRKPQGKAG
- a CDS encoding trypsin-like peptidase domain-containing protein, which codes for MAAGLRTWPGLPSEVLAVGLVISAAVSPWGWVAARAQGAASADLARQSFVAAAVRRAGPAVVTIDTERTVLVPGGGMGGLPRGLLNDPLFRQFFGMPQQQQPSQRTERGQGSGFIFQVDGLILTNAHVVEKSSRVTVGLQDGRRVEGSVVGLDRLTDLAVVKLAGSGPWPVAPLGNSDGLQVGEWAIAVGNPYGLDNTVTMGIISNLNRNASKLGITDKRLDLIQTDAAINPGNSGGPLLNAEGEVIGINTLVRTGPGAGLGFAIPINRAREIARQLIATGRVAHPVIGIGLEAVKPGDGTGLSQGVRVMSVQAGSPAFRAGLQQGDVILAAAGKATASPIELVAAVEKAGVGGSLTLSVSRAGRQFEITVVPAQLGGSS
- a CDS encoding DUF2973 domain-containing protein; this translates as MNALVSQLLPLIYLACLVALLWQAFKVMGQGFRAIPRPGDPDAAGTLPNPSAAESPTDRTGRLTIHPELLDADGQLTDEDLLTVRFSGDNEQPAYPGDPN
- the hrpB gene encoding ATP-dependent helicase HrpB yields the protein MDGLLGPLLEACKPEATVLLQAPPGAGKTTRVPLALLEPPAGSVCHSPIGRIWMLEPRRLAAKAAAQRLAAELGESVGERVGYSVRLESCTSAATRLEVLTDGLFLRRLQADPGLAGVDCLIFDEFHERGADTDLALALVRQARELLRPDLRLVVMSATLNLAPLAQQLPGAAVLSSEGRCHPVTISHQTPRADERLEQQVVRALEQHWLEQRGQGETVLVFLPGLREIQACSRAIAATSWGQAIDCVPLHGNLPLAAQGCAIGPAQQAAGKVVLATSIAESSLTLAGVTLVLDSGLSRRNRFNPGSGMDGLVTVPASLASAEQRAGRAGRLGPGRCLRLWSPAEQRRRPAFDPPELMELDPMPLALQLARWGDPLGTSLAWLDPPPAQPLQEARQQLSQLGAIDGQGRLSDHGQRLAQLGLHPRLAQLLLLGEQRGQLELACALAVLLSERDPLPRQEAGCDLVRRLDWLAADSPADGRRRQLRQIQAQLRRQVRQLAPHPPHAAAAEPGRLGSIADSAALLVAAAYPERLALARPGRPGRFLLSGGRGAVLHPGDPLVASPALAIAQLDGQGQEARIQLALALDPEQLRELARQPGGLGRTQLDSRWDGEAQRVRSERCLCLGSLVLERQPWNGADPEAIGRALLDGLRQLGLEALPWDRSSRQLQHRLSMAHQHLGDPWPNRSQAWLLSELETWLGPRLPGLRSRDDLQTIPLEEALWGDCPWSLRPQLERLLPAGLTVPSGRRVELDYSSGLPVLAVKLQELFGASANPTVLGGKLAVTVQLLTPAGRPAAVTQDLAGFWQGGYQEVRRQLRGRYPKHPWPEDPSQAQATALTKSQASRLP